The sequence ACCCGGCTTTCCCAGTGCTATTCTTGCGCCCGCTCCCGCCACCTTCCCTGCCCTCACGTGCTTTCCTTCCTGCTCAAACTGCGCACACGCGCCCAGTCCCTATTCCGCTTGTCGGACGCTCATACGATGCTGCTGTGGTCAGTGGTGGTCGGCGTCCTTGGTGCCTTTGCCACGGTTGCGTTCCGCGAAGGCATCGCACTGCTGCAAAAAGCCGTCTCGGGTGGCTCAGGCAGTGTTGTCGCCATGGCCCAGCGCCTGCCGTGGAGCACCCGCATCTGGCTGCCCGCCGCCGGTGGCCTGATTGCCGGGCTGATCCTGCTGCTGGCGCGGCGCGGCATGAAACAAAACGGCCACACCGATTACATGGAAGCCGTCGCCATCGGCGAGGGCATCGTGCCCGTGCGGGTGAGCCTATGGCGCAGCGTGTCATCGCTTTTCACCATCGCCAGCGGCGGCTCCATCGGACGTGAAGGGCCGATGGTCCAGCTCGCCGCGCTATGCGCCTCGCTGGTTGGGCGCTGGGTGCATTTCGATCCAGCCCGGCTGCGCCTGCTGGTTGCGTGCGGCGCAGCAGCGGGCATCACCTCAGCCTATAACGCACCCATCGCTGGCGCGTTCTTCGTCACCGAGATCGTGCTCGGCTCGATTGCCATGGAAACCTTCGGGCCGGTTGTAGTGGCCTCGGTGGTCGCCAACATCACCATGCGCGAATTCGCCGGTTACCGGCCACCGTATGAAATGCCCGTGTTTCCACCGGTCACCGGCCTCGAAGTGCTGCTGTTCGTCGCGCTGGGCGTGTTGTGCGGTGCCGCCGCGCCGCAGTTTTTGCGCCTGCTGGAACAGTCGAAACGCGCTTTCAGCCGCCTGCCCGTGCCACTACCGCTGCGGCTCGCGCTGGGTGGCCTCGTGGTCGGCGTGATCTCGGTGTGGTCGCCTGAGGTGTGGGGCAATGGCTATAGCGTGGTGAATTCGATCCTGCATTCACCATGGACCTGGAGCGCGCTAGTGCTGGTGCTCGTCTTCAAACTGATCGCCACGGCCTCAACCGCAGGCTCCGGCGCAGTGGGCGGCATTTTCACGCCCACGCTGTTTGTCGGCGCGGTGCTCGGCTCGCTCTTTGGCGCAGGCATGCACGCGCTGTGGCCGCACGCGACTTCATTGCCGTTTGCCTATGCGATGGTCGGGATGGGAGCGTTTCTGGCGGGCGCGACGCAAGCGCCATTGATGGCAATCCTGATGATCTTTGAAATGACGCTGAGTTATCAGGTGGTCTTGCCGCTGATGCTGTCGTGCGTGGTTGCATATTTTGTCGCGCGGGCCATTGGCAAAACCTCAATGTACGAAATCACGCTGCACCGCAACCGCGAAGAACAGGCACAGATGCGCTTGCGCGCCACACAGATGCGCGAACTGATCCGCGAGCCGCAAACCGTCGTCACCCCCGAAGCCAGCGTGCCCGAGATGACGCGCGTGTTCCTCGAATATCCAGTGAAATATTTGTACGTGACCAATGCAGCGGGCCATTTTCTCGGTGTCGTGGCACTGAAGGACATCACCTCGGATTTACTGGAAAAGCGCGATACCACCCAGCGCACAGCCGCCGATTATCTGCAGCCGCACTTTGATGTGCTGACACCGGATATGTCGCTCAGCGACGCACTGGCGCATTTCATGGCGTTTCAGGGCGAACGCCTGCCCGTTATTGAAAGCGTGACGCAGCCGAAACTCATGGGTGTGGTTTATAAAACTTCGTTGCTGGATGCGTATTTCCGTATGAAGCCCGCGCGTTAGCTAGTC is a genomic window of Paraburkholderia bonniea containing:
- a CDS encoding ClcB-like voltage-gated chloride channel protein; protein product: MLSFLLKLRTRAQSLFRLSDAHTMLLWSVVVGVLGAFATVAFREGIALLQKAVSGGSGSVVAMAQRLPWSTRIWLPAAGGLIAGLILLLARRGMKQNGHTDYMEAVAIGEGIVPVRVSLWRSVSSLFTIASGGSIGREGPMVQLAALCASLVGRWVHFDPARLRLLVACGAAAGITSAYNAPIAGAFFVTEIVLGSIAMETFGPVVVASVVANITMREFAGYRPPYEMPVFPPVTGLEVLLFVALGVLCGAAAPQFLRLLEQSKRAFSRLPVPLPLRLALGGLVVGVISVWSPEVWGNGYSVVNSILHSPWTWSALVLVLVFKLIATASTAGSGAVGGIFTPTLFVGAVLGSLFGAGMHALWPHATSLPFAYAMVGMGAFLAGATQAPLMAILMIFEMTLSYQVVLPLMLSCVVAYFVARAIGKTSMYEITLHRNREEQAQMRLRATQMRELIREPQTVVTPEASVPEMTRVFLEYPVKYLYVTNAAGHFLGVVALKDITSDLLEKRDTTQRTAADYLQPHFDVLTPDMSLSDALAHFMAFQGERLPVIESVTQPKLMGVVYKTSLLDAYFRMKPAR